In Camelus dromedarius isolate mCamDro1 chromosome 4, mCamDro1.pat, whole genome shotgun sequence, the following are encoded in one genomic region:
- the LOC135321227 gene encoding small cysteine and glycine repeat-containing protein 9-like codes for MGCCGCGGCGGCGGGCGGGCSGGCGGCGGCGSCTSYRCYRVGCCSGCCPCCSGCCGGCCSTPVVCCHRRTCRRHSCDCGCGCGKGCCQQKCCCRKQCCH; via the coding sequence ATGGGCTGCTGTGGTTGTGGAGGTTGTGGTGGCTGCGGTGGTGGCTGCGGCGGTGGCTGCAGTGGTGGCTGTGGTGGCTGTGGTGGCTGTGGCAGCTGCACCTCGTACAGGTGCTACCGGGTGGGCTGCTGCTCCggctgctgcccctgctgctcCGGCTGCTGTGGGGGCTGCTGCAGCACCCCCGTGGTCTGCTGCCACCGCCGCACCTGCCGCCGCCACTCGTGTgactgcggctgcggctgcgggaAGGGCTGCTGTCAGCAGAAGTGCTGCTGCAGGAAGCAGTGTTGCCACTAG